The following are from one region of the Nostoc cf. commune SO-36 genome:
- a CDS encoding UvrD-helicase domain-containing protein produces the protein MQDYLESPLPVEITEDLLHRLRLPEEYWATLTACRTLDDLMAVNLPGKWCDRIFDCIAEPNFDQVLNQPSFVTGSTDDLLRFTEGELLGFLLKLNPEQEKFVSWAINASVPTLLKGGPGTGKSTVALYRVRALVEILQANGIEKPKILFTTYTNALVAFSQQLLASLLGEDIQYVNVKTADAIIASVISQSTGKPNIASGDVLRKTIKQALIYAIDSLEPRLEICRTHRSTAR, from the coding sequence ATGCAGGATTATCTAGAAAGCCCGCTACCCGTGGAAATTACCGAAGATTTGCTTCATAGGTTGCGACTACCAGAAGAATATTGGGCAACATTAACCGCGTGTCGGACATTAGATGATTTAATGGCGGTCAACTTACCAGGGAAGTGGTGCGATCGCATTTTTGATTGTATCGCTGAACCCAATTTTGACCAAGTTCTTAACCAACCCAGCTTTGTTACGGGTAGCACTGATGATTTATTGCGCTTCACTGAAGGTGAGTTGCTGGGATTTTTACTCAAACTCAATCCTGAACAAGAAAAGTTCGTCAGTTGGGCAATCAACGCTTCTGTCCCTACACTGCTAAAAGGTGGCCCCGGAACGGGAAAAAGTACCGTTGCACTTTACCGTGTTCGTGCTTTGGTAGAAATCCTCCAAGCCAACGGAATCGAAAAACCTAAAATCCTATTTACAACCTATACAAATGCACTGGTTGCGTTTTCTCAACAACTTTTAGCAAGTCTGTTAGGCGAAGATATACAGTATGTTAATGTCAAAACTGCTGATGCAATAATTGCGTCAGTCATTTCCCAAAGTACCGGAAAACCCAATATTGCTTCTGGTGATGTCCTGCGAAAAACCATCAAGCAGGCGCTAATCTACGCAATTGATTCTCTAGAGCCAAGACTTGAAATTTGTCGGACGCACAGGAGTACTGCGCGTTAA
- a CDS encoding DUF4351 domain-containing protein yields MQESVIYQDILQKGKQQEAVSFCLRLLNQRFGKLNSFIIERVQVLSVEKLEALGAALFNISEVSDLITWLDQQESN; encoded by the coding sequence ATGCAAGAATCTGTAATTTATCAGGATATTTTGCAGAAGGGGAAACAACAAGAAGCGGTTTCATTTTGTTTGCGGTTACTCAATCAACGTTTTGGGAAGCTTAATTCATTCATAATTGAGAGAGTTCAAGTTTTATCTGTTGAGAAACTCGAAGCTTTAGGTGCTGCATTGTTCAACATTTCAGAAGTATCTGATTTAATTACTTGGTTAGATCAGCAGGAAAGTAATTAG
- a CDS encoding reverse transcriptase domain-containing protein — MEERIKQFADTLPTKGGFGKRDNRKALTLIRYTDDFVILHKDITVIQRCKEIISKWLKGMGLELKPSKTRLAHTLNQYEQQKPGFNFLGFNIRQFLVGKQGKRI; from the coding sequence ATGGAAGAACGGATTAAGCAATTTGCCGACACTCTACCCACAAAGGGCGGTTTCGGCAAGAGGGACAACAGAAAAGCCCTCACCCTCATCCGGTACACCGATGATTTTGTGATTCTCCACAAAGACATAACCGTTATCCAAAGATGCAAGGAGATTATCTCCAAATGGTTAAAAGGCATGGGTTTAGAATTAAAGCCCAGTAAAACAAGGCTTGCTCATACCCTGAACCAGTATGAGCAACAAAAGCCAGGATTTAACTTCCTTGGCTTTAATATACGTCAATTCTTGGTCGGAAAACAGGGTAAGCGCATCTAA
- a CDS encoding helix-turn-helix domain-containing protein: MKSYSVDLREKIVAAHLQKNISIRKVANIFSVSKSLVQKLVKQQKLEGNLQSKPRGKPQFSHLTNADTELRELVESYPDATLIELCELFADKTGNWVGQSAMCRALHKLGLNRKKKQSGVRKRGLLSPKFKIRLLGACQKYRARKFSIFGRNWRFIRVSEDSCSFTNGNKSLLF; encoded by the coding sequence ATGAAGTCATACTCTGTCGATCTTCGAGAAAAAATAGTTGCAGCACATCTTCAAAAAAACATCTCAATCAGAAAAGTAGCTAACATATTTTCCGTCTCAAAAAGTTTAGTTCAAAAGCTTGTAAAACAACAAAAACTTGAAGGGAATTTACAATCCAAGCCGCGAGGAAAGCCACAATTTAGTCATTTAACAAATGCTGACACAGAGTTGAGAGAATTAGTTGAATCATATCCAGATGCAACATTGATAGAGTTGTGTGAATTATTTGCAGACAAGACTGGCAATTGGGTAGGTCAAAGTGCAATGTGCCGGGCGTTACATAAATTAGGATTAAATCGAAAAAAAAAACAAAGCGGAGTACGCAAGCGGGGACTATTGAGTCCTAAATTTAAGATTAGATTATTGGGAGCATGTCAAAAATATAGAGCCAGAAAATTTAGTATTTTTGGACGAAACTGGCGTTTTATTAGGGTTAGCGAGGACTCATGCTCGTTCACAAATGGGAACAAGAGCTTACTCTTTTAA
- a CDS encoding transposase: MDETGVLLGLARTHARSQMGTRAYSFNPFYRGSKVTVIGAISIKKVVALMTMNGSMDGIAFELFIEKFLVPNLWSGAVVVMDNLSAHKLDSIVPMIEAVGAKVICLSSYSPDFNPIELWWSQLKFFLRSFAPTTTEMVDKLISVALNLINPQHLRNWFASCCYCTS, encoded by the coding sequence TTGGACGAAACTGGCGTTTTATTAGGGTTAGCGAGGACTCATGCTCGTTCACAAATGGGAACAAGAGCTTACTCTTTTAACCCATTTTATAGAGGCTCAAAAGTTACAGTGATTGGAGCAATTAGTATTAAAAAAGTAGTTGCATTAATGACAATGAATGGTTCAATGGATGGCATCGCATTTGAATTATTTATTGAGAAGTTTTTAGTGCCAAATTTATGGTCAGGAGCAGTGGTAGTTATGGATAATTTATCTGCACATAAACTAGATTCAATTGTGCCAATGATTGAAGCTGTAGGTGCGAAAGTTATTTGTTTATCCTCATACTCCCCCGATTTTAATCCAATTGAATTATGGTGGTCACAACTTAAATTTTTTTTACGCAGTTTCGCTCCAACTACAACAGAAATGGTTGATAAACTAATCTCAGTTGCACTCAACTTAATAAATCCTCAACATTTAAGAAACTGGTTTGCTAGTTGCTGCTACTGTACCTCATAA
- a CDS encoding SDR family oxidoreductase — MTSLQNQIILITGASSGIGTACARIFAGAGAKLILAARRLERLQQLADTLSKDFSTETHLLELDVRDRSAVESAITTLPPAWSDIDILINNAGLSRGLDKLHEGSFQDWEDMIDTNVKGLLYVSRYVVPGMVSRDRGHVVNLGSIAGHQTYPGGNVYCATKAAVRAISEGLKQDLLGTRVRVTSVDPGMVETEFSEVRFHGNTERANKVYQGVTPLTADDVADVIFFCVTRSPHVNINEVVLMPVDQASATLVNRRT; from the coding sequence GTGACTTCCCTACAAAATCAAATCATTTTGATTACTGGCGCAAGTAGTGGTATTGGTACTGCTTGTGCGAGAATCTTCGCTGGTGCGGGTGCAAAACTTATTTTGGCAGCACGACGTTTAGAACGTTTACAACAGCTAGCAGATACTCTCAGTAAAGATTTTAGTACTGAAACTCATTTATTAGAGCTAGATGTGCGCGATCGCAGCGCTGTTGAATCTGCCATTACAACTCTACCCCCCGCTTGGTCTGATATCGATATTCTCATTAATAATGCTGGCTTAAGTCGTGGTTTAGACAAGTTGCACGAAGGCAGCTTTCAAGACTGGGAAGACATGATTGATACTAACGTTAAGGGTTTACTTTACGTCTCCCGCTATGTCGTTCCGGGAATGGTAAGTCGCGATCGCGGTCATGTGGTAAATTTAGGTTCCATTGCTGGACATCAAACCTATCCCGGTGGCAATGTCTACTGTGCAACCAAAGCTGCTGTGAGAGCAATTTCTGAAGGTTTAAAACAAGACTTGTTGGGGACACGGGTACGTGTAACTTCCGTTGATCCTGGTATGGTAGAAACGGAATTTAGTGAGGTGCGCTTTCATGGAAATACTGAACGCGCCAACAAAGTCTATCAGGGAGTTACACCCCTGACAGCAGATGATGTGGCTGATGTAATATTTTTTTGCGTGACGCGATCGCCCCATGTCAATATTAATGAAGTTGTGCTGATGCCTGTTGACCAAGCTAGCGCTACCCTAGTTAACCGACGAACGTAA
- a CDS encoding nuclear transport factor 2 family protein → MTNIITALVRRQLRFPAHIWLVSFLLTIGLTSGWQRTQATTPQQLVQTGTPQNAPANLKNLLTQVDAAASRGDVKGVLQFYSPNFTHGDGLNLQTLEKSLISLWQRYPKLQYTTKLLSSKSEGNGIIAETETNITGLPSGNANKLTLNATIKSRQRIENGKIARQDILSERTLLTSGSKPPQIDFKLPQQVVVGQKYNFDAIVQEPLGDDFLLGTALEEPIKPDKFLNPTSVDLQLLTSGGLFKTGQAPSTPGSQWVSAVILRGNGMTMVTQRLQVVKK, encoded by the coding sequence ATGACTAATATTATTACCGCCTTAGTGAGACGACAACTCAGATTTCCAGCACATATCTGGCTGGTTTCGTTCCTACTGACTATTGGTTTAACAAGTGGTTGGCAACGTACTCAGGCGACGACACCACAACAATTAGTCCAAACTGGTACACCCCAAAACGCACCAGCCAATCTGAAAAATCTCTTGACGCAAGTTGATGCCGCCGCTAGCCGGGGAGATGTCAAAGGAGTGTTGCAATTTTATAGCCCCAATTTCACTCATGGGGATGGATTAAACCTCCAAACTCTAGAAAAGTCTTTAATTTCACTTTGGCAACGATATCCCAAATTGCAATACACTACAAAACTGCTATCTTCAAAATCTGAAGGCAATGGGATTATTGCCGAAACAGAAACGAATATAACTGGCTTACCCTCCGGTAACGCTAATAAATTGACTCTCAATGCCACGATTAAATCGCGTCAGCGCATTGAAAATGGCAAAATTGCCCGCCAAGACATATTGTCAGAACGCACCTTGCTTACCTCTGGCAGCAAGCCGCCCCAAATTGATTTTAAATTACCACAGCAGGTGGTAGTTGGTCAGAAGTATAATTTTGATGCGATCGTCCAAGAGCCACTTGGTGATGATTTTCTACTAGGAACGGCGCTAGAAGAACCCATAAAACCAGATAAATTTCTCAACCCTACATCTGTAGATTTGCAATTACTAACATCTGGTGGATTGTTTAAAACGGGACAAGCACCATCTACCCCTGGTAGTCAATGGGTTTCTGCTGTCATCCTACGAGGTAATGGGATGACGATGGTAACTCAGCGCCTGCAAGTAGTGAAGAAGTAA